Proteins co-encoded in one Halorussus lipolyticus genomic window:
- a CDS encoding MoaD/ThiS family protein, with the protein MTTDTRSAERPPSGADDSPDEDTADPEQTTVEVRCTGHVRTAIGESDLAFTFEGTTLREFLDAFFAEYDVKDLLLAETDADASTSGWADAPDDLPGTWKKNPEGEQTRTYARVTVNGTFNEHLAGLDTELGDGDRVGLMYPFIFCC; encoded by the coding sequence ATGACCACAGACACTCGGTCCGCCGAGCGACCACCGAGCGGTGCCGACGACTCCCCCGACGAGGACACCGCCGACCCCGAGCAGACCACCGTCGAGGTCCGGTGTACCGGCCACGTCCGGACCGCCATCGGGGAGTCGGACCTCGCGTTCACCTTCGAGGGCACCACCCTCCGGGAGTTCCTCGACGCCTTCTTCGCCGAGTACGACGTGAAAGACCTGCTCCTCGCGGAGACGGACGCCGACGCCTCGACCAGCGGGTGGGCCGACGCGCCCGACGACCTGCCCGGTACGTGGAAGAAGAATCCCGAGGGCGAACAGACCCGGACTTACGCCCGCGTGACGGTCAACGGCACGTTCAACGAACACCTCGCGGGACTCGACACCGAACTCGGCGACGGCGACCGGGTGGGACTCATGTACCCCTTCATCTTCTGTTGTTGA